Proteins encoded in a region of the Stieleria neptunia genome:
- the cas2 gene encoding CRISPR-associated endonuclease Cas2 — MHVLVTYDVATVNSAGKRRLRRVAKICLDFGQRVQNSVFELHVNPAQWAECRKRLIEACEPLEDSLRFYQLGNDYGAKVEHVGAKPSLDTEGPLIV; from the coding sequence ATGCATGTGTTGGTGACTTATGACGTCGCGACGGTGAACTCGGCGGGCAAGCGTCGATTGCGTCGGGTGGCAAAGATTTGTCTGGATTTCGGTCAGCGGGTGCAGAATTCGGTGTTTGAGCTGCATGTCAATCCGGCGCAATGGGCGGAATGCCGGAAGCGATTGATCGAGGCCTGTGAACCGCTGGAGGACAGTTTGCGGTTCTATCAGTTGGGAAATGACTACGGCGCGAAGGTGGAGCACGTCGGTGCCAAGCCATCGTTGGACACCGAAGGTCCACTGATCGTTTGA
- the cas1c gene encoding type I-C CRISPR-associated endonuclease Cas1c, giving the protein MKRHLNTLFVTTEGSYLAKDGQAVAVRIENETRLRIPLHNLDGIVCFGRVGFSSALAGACADSGVTLSLLTPNGKFLASVVGYSPGNVLLRRQQYRAADEAAATAEIAKNVVLGKIANARSVLLRGARDQKSAEAAERLRAVAKGMAGTLNLIRQSDDVDTVRGYEGESASRYFSAFSELVSVPEFAFTKRSRRPPLDAMNALMSFIYALLMHDARSACEATGLDAAVGFLHRDRPGRPGLALDLMEEFRPFLADRLALSLVNRKQVNGRGFETTESGAVRMDDETRKTVLTAYQTRKQDEIEHPFLGEKVSIGMLVHLQARLLARHLRGDLDQYPPFIWK; this is encoded by the coding sequence ATGAAACGCCATCTCAATACGCTGTTCGTGACCACCGAAGGGAGCTACCTGGCCAAAGACGGTCAGGCGGTCGCGGTCCGAATCGAGAACGAAACGAGGCTGCGGATTCCGCTGCACAACCTCGACGGCATCGTCTGCTTCGGACGCGTCGGATTCAGCTCGGCGCTCGCCGGTGCCTGTGCCGATTCAGGCGTCACCTTGTCGTTGCTCACGCCCAACGGAAAGTTCCTTGCCTCGGTCGTCGGGTATTCACCCGGGAACGTCTTGCTGCGTCGGCAGCAGTACCGTGCCGCCGACGAGGCGGCGGCGACCGCAGAGATTGCTAAGAACGTTGTGTTGGGAAAGATCGCCAATGCCAGAAGTGTGTTGTTGCGAGGTGCCCGAGACCAGAAGTCCGCGGAGGCGGCCGAACGTTTGAGAGCCGTGGCAAAGGGGATGGCCGGGACGTTAAATTTGATCCGCCAGTCGGACGATGTGGACACCGTTCGAGGCTATGAAGGCGAGTCGGCATCGCGATATTTTTCGGCGTTCAGCGAGTTGGTCTCGGTGCCGGAATTTGCGTTCACCAAGCGTTCGCGCCGGCCACCGTTGGATGCGATGAATGCGTTGATGAGTTTTATTTACGCGTTGTTGATGCATGATGCGCGGAGCGCGTGCGAGGCGACAGGGTTGGACGCGGCGGTCGGGTTTTTGCATCGCGATCGGCCGGGGCGTCCCGGTTTGGCGTTGGATTTGATGGAGGAGTTTCGTCCGTTCTTGGCGGATCGGCTGGCGCTTTCGCTGGTCAACCGCAAGCAGGTCAACGGACGGGGCTTCGAAACGACCGAATCGGGTGCGGTACGAATGGATGATGAAACGCGCAAGACGGTGCTGACGGCGTACCAAACTCGCAAGCAGGATGAAATCGAGCATCCGTTCTTGGGCGAGAAGGTTTCGATCGGCATGTTGGTTCACTTGCAGGCTCGGTTGCTGGCCCGGCATTTGCGTGGCGATTTGGATCAGTATCCCCCGTTCATATGGAAGTAG
- the cas4 gene encoding CRISPR-associated protein Cas4, protein MSYHEDDLLPISALQHLLFCPRQCALIHVEQLWAENQLTVEGSHLHEKADTPQHALDNTGAGSVRIERALPIRSLELGLIGQADVVEFHLDDARQIQRIVPVEYKRGRPKKDDSDRVQLCAQALCLEEMCGTEVTEGALFYGTKRRRQNVRIDEALRDTTLTTIDRLRTMIREHETPAAVFTKACKKCSLIELCLPTATSGERDVSRFVSRQLKAHLRATEPLSD, encoded by the coding sequence GTGAGCTACCACGAAGACGACTTGTTGCCGATCTCGGCGCTACAGCACCTGCTGTTCTGCCCCCGCCAATGCGCGTTGATCCACGTCGAACAATTGTGGGCAGAAAACCAGTTGACGGTCGAAGGATCGCACTTGCATGAAAAGGCCGATACGCCGCAGCACGCGCTTGACAACACCGGCGCAGGCTCCGTTCGGATCGAGCGTGCCTTGCCGATCCGATCGCTCGAGCTGGGGCTGATCGGCCAAGCCGACGTCGTTGAGTTCCATCTCGATGACGCCAGACAAATTCAGCGGATCGTGCCCGTCGAATACAAGCGTGGACGACCCAAGAAAGACGACTCCGATCGCGTCCAGCTTTGTGCCCAAGCCCTCTGTTTGGAGGAAATGTGTGGCACCGAGGTTACCGAAGGTGCGCTCTTTTACGGGACCAAACGACGGCGTCAGAACGTCAGAATCGATGAAGCGCTGCGGGACACGACGCTGACGACGATCGATCGGTTGCGCACCATGATTCGCGAGCACGAGACGCCGGCGGCCGTCTTCACCAAAGCTTGCAAAAAATGTTCGCTGATCGAACTCTGCCTGCCGACGGCAACGTCCGGCGAGCGCGACGTCAGCCGATTTGTCAGCCGTCAACTAAAAGCCCACCTCCGCGCCACCGAACCCCTTTCGGATTGA
- a CDS encoding type I-C CRISPR-associated protein Cas8c/Csd1 has translation MNTKHVGLNEFHSSSAYHAGRLMALFQQIQDLDSPDLNSTFSSRYFSAATDCPARVLPTVCDIAMKRLRRLPVRKHRYDLRAALIRTYGQIDRLPSVLTLKGKAEFQLGYFHQCGVVVGRYKNGRYKSSDGTIVKSLGERTIADLLFQNGVKYCYEEPLNVPIKLSDPDGEKKQVEPDFTIERFGFRLLIEYTGLLDDVRYHKNWRWKLKRLTRGLGGKEFRDLVAATGDTYPVSLTKFTLLDVTPDELQSQVQVDQLLEKIQTWISWIDSKNPQ, from the coding sequence ATGAACACCAAGCATGTCGGACTGAATGAATTTCATAGTTCGTCGGCCTACCACGCTGGAAGGCTGATGGCTCTTTTTCAACAGATCCAAGATCTGGATTCACCAGATTTGAATTCGACGTTTTCATCACGTTATTTTTCAGCCGCTACGGATTGTCCCGCTCGGGTGCTCCCGACTGTTTGTGACATTGCGATGAAGCGTTTGAGGCGTTTGCCCGTTCGTAAGCATCGATATGATTTGCGTGCTGCATTGATTCGCACGTACGGACAGATCGATCGCTTGCCGTCAGTGCTGACATTGAAGGGGAAGGCTGAGTTCCAGCTTGGATATTTTCACCAGTGCGGCGTGGTTGTCGGTCGTTACAAAAACGGGCGTTACAAGAGCAGCGATGGAACAATCGTGAAGAGCCTGGGCGAACGGACGATTGCTGATCTACTTTTCCAAAACGGTGTCAAATATTGCTACGAAGAACCGTTGAATGTCCCAATAAAACTGTCCGATCCCGATGGTGAAAAAAAACAAGTCGAGCCAGATTTCACTATCGAACGATTCGGTTTCCGCCTGCTGATAGAGTACACAGGACTGCTGGACGACGTTCGCTATCACAAGAATTGGCGCTGGAAGTTGAAGCGATTGACACGCGGTCTAGGTGGCAAGGAATTTCGTGACTTGGTTGCGGCAACGGGGGATACGTATCCTGTAAGTCTTACCAAATTCACCTTGCTCGATGTGACACCCGACGAATTGCAATCACAAGTTCAGGTGGACCAGCTACTGGAAAAAATTCAGACTTGGATTTCCTGGATAGATTCCAAGAATCCCCAGTAG
- the cas7c gene encoding type I-C CRISPR-associated protein Cas7/Csd2, producing MNKPSTPITNRYDIVFFFDITDGNPNGDPDAGNMPRVDPETGQGLVTDVCLKRKIRNFVGLLKECQPPYEIYVKERAVLNNQHALAWEAVAPKVAKKDRNRLSSAKEKQQELTEWMCHNFFDIRTFGAVMTTDINCGQVRGPVQLGIARSIHPVVPQEFAVTRCAVTTEKEAEKQKGGNRTMGRKFTVPYGLYRVHMYVSPHLADRTGFSEEDLELLKQSLSQMFEIDRSAARANMRPVRCIAFRHDSKLGSARADELFRRVEVSVGEGIQPIGGWAESIEGSRPPRNASDYQIVVDDIDLPSGVNVEEWV from the coding sequence ATGAACAAACCATCCACACCGATCACCAATCGCTACGACATTGTTTTCTTCTTTGACATTACGGATGGGAATCCCAACGGAGACCCCGACGCGGGAAACATGCCGCGTGTTGATCCGGAGACAGGGCAGGGGCTGGTTACGGATGTATGTCTAAAACGCAAGATCCGCAACTTTGTTGGACTGCTGAAGGAGTGCCAGCCGCCCTATGAAATCTACGTGAAGGAGCGTGCTGTCCTGAACAATCAACATGCGCTTGCGTGGGAGGCCGTTGCGCCGAAGGTCGCGAAGAAAGACCGGAACCGATTGTCGTCTGCTAAGGAAAAGCAACAGGAATTGACAGAGTGGATGTGCCACAATTTTTTCGACATTCGCACTTTCGGAGCCGTGATGACCACGGACATCAATTGCGGACAAGTCCGTGGGCCAGTTCAACTGGGGATTGCCCGTAGCATTCATCCGGTGGTTCCCCAGGAATTTGCAGTGACGCGATGTGCGGTGACTACCGAAAAAGAGGCGGAAAAGCAAAAGGGCGGCAACCGCACGATGGGCCGGAAATTTACAGTCCCCTACGGATTGTATCGTGTGCACATGTATGTCAGTCCGCATCTCGCAGACAGAACCGGATTCAGCGAGGAGGATTTGGAACTGCTGAAGCAATCGCTTTCACAAATGTTTGAGATCGACCGTAGCGCGGCACGTGCAAACATGCGTCCGGTTCGGTGTATCGCGTTCAGACATGATTCAAAGCTAGGTTCGGCCCGCGCCGACGAGTTGTTTCGACGAGTCGAAGTTTCAGTCGGCGAAGGGATTCAACCAATCGGAGGTTGGGCAGAGTCAATCGAAGGCAGTCGACCGCCTCGAAACGCAAGTGACTATCAAATTGTCGTCGATGACATCGATTTGCCTTCTGGCGTCAACGTGGAGGAGTGGGTATGA
- the cas8c gene encoding type I-C CRISPR-associated protein Cas8c/Csd1, with translation MSMANAPLPPRHGIVPSLIGLYQRLADDDNHTIARPGFASQKVHFAIVLRRDGSLSAFRSVQQQNARGKLVPRQMLLFDSGSRSGTAIQPNFLWDNTGYVLGADDKGKAKRAGMLFDAFKAFHREVAETTDDESLAAVVRFLDSWQPEAAVKIENWDSIVGKNLVFQIEGETAYVHQSPRLIEYWSQRSQDTSEHSVTAPSLVDGRVKPIARLHPPIKGVAGAGTTGAAIVSFNQVSFESYGKKQSFNSPLSETEAFQYTTALNYLLADSSRRVQIGDATMLFWSDSPSTEAEDLAFELFAESPTPKEPTSDDLVLIDRIKHFLQAARDGTLADQISDANAGFYVLGLSPNKSRLSVRFWWNDSVEVWANRLAVHVDDLRIAGLSDNRFPVVRSLASQTVRDPKETPPELAGAITRSILQGAKYPDELWRSVVRRCRVDRNVTPIRAAILKACLNRSVRLRQPERSTDTSEIGVARAGQRFVDYSLNQEMPSNAYQIGRLLGALDLVHLASTDNRIKESAAARMLSVAVATPASVIPRLVKLYQLHRTNLPEDPAEARQRKVRTRRTFERSVADIFLQIQRFPSNLSDREQALALLGFYQQRQHFFRLQEPDPEAGSA, from the coding sequence ATGAGCATGGCTAATGCCCCCCTACCGCCGCGACATGGGATTGTGCCTTCCCTTATCGGGCTGTATCAACGATTGGCAGATGATGACAACCATACAATTGCACGTCCGGGATTTGCTAGTCAGAAGGTTCATTTTGCAATCGTCCTTCGACGCGATGGATCACTTTCGGCTTTTCGGTCAGTACAACAGCAAAATGCGCGTGGCAAGCTCGTTCCCAGGCAAATGCTGCTCTTCGACTCGGGTAGCCGCAGTGGAACCGCGATACAACCCAATTTCTTGTGGGACAACACCGGTTACGTTCTTGGAGCTGATGACAAGGGGAAGGCTAAGCGCGCTGGCATGTTGTTTGATGCGTTCAAGGCTTTCCATCGCGAAGTTGCTGAAACTACCGATGACGAAAGCTTGGCAGCGGTCGTTCGCTTCTTGGACAGCTGGCAACCCGAAGCGGCGGTTAAAATCGAAAACTGGGATTCAATCGTTGGGAAAAACCTTGTCTTTCAAATCGAAGGCGAAACTGCATATGTCCATCAATCTCCAAGACTGATTGAGTATTGGAGTCAACGCTCACAGGATACGAGTGAGCATTCGGTCACGGCGCCTTCTCTGGTCGACGGACGAGTCAAGCCAATCGCGAGACTCCATCCGCCGATCAAGGGCGTTGCTGGTGCCGGGACAACCGGTGCAGCGATTGTGAGCTTCAACCAGGTGTCTTTCGAGAGCTACGGAAAGAAGCAGAGTTTCAACTCACCGCTGAGTGAAACGGAAGCGTTTCAATACACGACCGCGCTGAACTATCTGCTGGCAGACTCATCACGTCGTGTGCAGATTGGCGATGCAACCATGTTGTTTTGGAGTGACTCTCCGAGCACCGAAGCAGAAGATTTAGCATTCGAGCTATTTGCAGAATCTCCGACACCGAAAGAACCAACATCAGATGATCTTGTTTTGATCGACCGGATCAAACACTTTCTTCAAGCGGCCCGTGATGGGACGTTGGCTGATCAGATCAGCGATGCCAATGCGGGCTTTTATGTCCTCGGGCTTTCACCGAACAAGAGTCGCCTGAGCGTGAGATTTTGGTGGAACGATTCTGTTGAGGTCTGGGCCAATCGGTTAGCCGTTCACGTGGACGATCTCAGAATTGCAGGCTTGTCTGACAATCGATTTCCCGTTGTTCGTTCGCTGGCTTCACAAACCGTTCGAGATCCAAAAGAGACGCCCCCAGAACTCGCCGGCGCGATCACACGATCGATTCTTCAGGGTGCGAAGTATCCTGATGAACTGTGGCGGAGTGTCGTCCGCCGCTGCCGCGTCGATCGAAACGTTACACCCATTCGAGCAGCAATACTGAAGGCGTGTCTCAATCGAAGCGTTCGCCTGCGACAACCCGAACGATCGACGGACACATCTGAGATTGGTGTAGCGAGGGCAGGTCAGCGGTTCGTTGATTACTCGCTCAATCAAGAAATGCCGTCGAATGCCTATCAGATTGGACGACTGCTGGGGGCATTGGATCTCGTGCATCTTGCATCAACAGACAATCGCATCAAGGAGTCCGCTGCGGCACGAATGTTATCCGTTGCTGTCGCGACTCCTGCATCAGTCATTCCGCGTCTGGTGAAACTTTACCAGTTGCATAGGACGAATTTGCCGGAGGACCCAGCCGAGGCGCGACAACGAAAAGTACGTACGCGGCGGACTTTCGAGCGAAGCGTAGCGGACATCTTTTTGCAAATTCAAAGATTTCCTTCGAATTTGTCCGATCGCGAGCAAGCACTCGCTCTGCTCGGTTTCTACCAACAACGTCAGCACTTTTTTCGTTTGCAAGAACCGGACCCTGAGGCCGGTTCAGCTTGA
- the cas5c gene encoding type I-C CRISPR-associated protein Cas5c, whose product MFGFKILAKGPLALFSRPETRVERDSYDCITPSAARALCEGCYWKPEIRWKIRRIHVLNPIRRLSLRRNELSSKIAERTANSARVNGGPLATFIESDRQQRAAMYLRDVCYGIEAEFEVIGGSDGPGKHAAMFERRLKKGQCFHRYYLGTRECEADLQWVDEIPEGAYATIPEHDFGMMLHDIDYENSMTPHFFHAVMRHGIIEVPEFSPIRQQKSNHTGA is encoded by the coding sequence GTGTTCGGATTTAAGATTCTGGCCAAAGGTCCGCTGGCACTCTTCAGCCGACCAGAGACCCGTGTCGAGCGTGATAGCTACGATTGCATCACTCCGTCTGCCGCGCGTGCACTCTGCGAGGGGTGCTACTGGAAGCCAGAAATTCGATGGAAGATTCGGCGTATCCATGTACTCAACCCGATTCGACGGTTAAGTCTTCGTCGAAACGAACTGTCTTCCAAGATTGCGGAGCGAACAGCCAACTCCGCGAGAGTTAACGGCGGTCCGCTTGCAACGTTCATCGAATCGGACCGGCAGCAACGAGCAGCGATGTATTTGCGTGACGTCTGCTACGGTATCGAGGCTGAATTTGAGGTGATCGGCGGATCCGACGGTCCCGGTAAGCACGCCGCAATGTTTGAGCGACGCCTGAAGAAGGGGCAATGCTTTCACCGGTACTATCTTGGAACTCGAGAATGCGAAGCTGACCTTCAATGGGTCGATGAAATCCCTGAAGGTGCTTATGCGACGATTCCTGAGCACGACTTTGGGATGATGTTGCATGACATCGACTATGAAAACTCGATGACACCTCATTTTTTCCACGCCGTGATGCGGCATGGAATCATCGAAGTGCCGGAGTTTTCACCGATTCGCCAGCAAAAATCGAATCACACGGGGGCCTGA
- the cas3 gene encoding CRISPR-associated helicase Cas3', whose amino-acid sequence MTKRVTKIVILFGMTTPDPAAGSSPDPPRVFYAHSLPGRPPEEWETLEQHMRNVAIGDEVTPGAGDNASYFCAREMGEMAGWLHDLGKASTAFQDHIKHTKAEPVDSALAEQFPDDNAGGQTVDHSTAGARVADSMGGLGRLLSYAIAGHHAGLPDWTTKGRGNLRHRLTEKYIEPTDASVLACATRSRRLQSPKIKPSEGSGAFSASMLSRMIFSSLVDADYLWTERFYSEGAGGRISKQFDPAAFTEKLDKHLRQLRTEGAVNSIRREVLSACRNAAEDRKGFFSLHVPTGGGKTLASMAFALRHAAEHGLRRVVYAIPLTTIIEQTSNEFRKIFGNSEVLEHHSAIDPEDQLKSTPAQRLASENYSAPLIVTTNVQLLESLFAAKPSRCRKLHHLAGSVIVFDEVQMLPVGLLHPTLAVLTELVRNYGCSIVLCSATQPAIQFRESFPIGLKAVRPIISDPTTLHQRLKRNRVKIAGRLENDELVHRLASHHQVLCIVNTRRHAADLAADLPQAIHLSANLCAAHREQIVAEIRRCLSQGEQCRVVSTTVMEAGVDVDFPVVYRAEAGLDSIAQAAGRCNREGKRSSGDVWVFEYDRKTYRAIDMVSDGIAMFRQIADRYREDLLSPQAIDHYFRLLFWDRGGEDGKGWDHGLGGMSVMECLDGDDRRRQLAFQFATAAQRYRLIQSTQTPIVVPYEKGEKLIKSLLRMPPEKLSASWIRDWDRKSQRFSVGIYEFDHRKLLDNTTVMECHGRWVLCNPRAYDLTLGLRRDAIGMSPELLVQ is encoded by the coding sequence GTGACCAAACGTGTCACGAAGATTGTTATTCTTTTCGGGATGACTACGCCGGACCCCGCCGCTGGATCCTCCCCTGATCCACCAAGAGTTTTCTACGCCCACAGCCTCCCGGGCCGCCCACCAGAAGAGTGGGAGACGCTAGAGCAGCACATGCGGAATGTAGCTATCGGCGATGAGGTCACGCCGGGAGCAGGTGACAACGCGTCTTACTTTTGCGCACGAGAGATGGGAGAAATGGCAGGTTGGTTGCATGACCTCGGTAAAGCGTCCACTGCTTTTCAGGACCACATCAAACATACCAAAGCGGAACCCGTCGATAGTGCACTAGCGGAACAGTTTCCCGATGACAACGCAGGTGGGCAAACTGTCGATCATTCGACGGCAGGAGCCAGGGTTGCGGATTCGATGGGCGGTTTGGGGCGTTTGCTTTCCTACGCGATCGCGGGGCACCATGCAGGATTACCAGACTGGACGACGAAGGGTCGCGGAAATCTTCGGCATCGTTTAACTGAAAAATATATCGAGCCAACCGATGCAAGCGTTTTGGCGTGCGCCACTCGGTCCCGGCGACTACAGTCACCGAAAATCAAACCCAGCGAAGGGAGTGGCGCCTTTTCGGCATCAATGCTCTCACGAATGATTTTTTCATCCCTGGTGGATGCGGATTATCTGTGGACCGAGCGTTTTTACTCGGAAGGGGCTGGTGGTCGCATTTCGAAGCAGTTCGATCCCGCCGCGTTTACGGAGAAGTTAGACAAGCACTTGCGGCAGTTGCGAACAGAAGGCGCAGTGAATTCCATTCGCCGAGAAGTGTTGAGCGCCTGCAGAAACGCGGCAGAAGACCGAAAAGGATTTTTCAGCCTTCATGTTCCGACTGGTGGTGGAAAGACCTTGGCATCGATGGCGTTTGCTCTTCGTCATGCAGCGGAACACGGTTTACGTCGCGTTGTCTACGCGATTCCATTGACAACAATCATTGAACAGACATCAAACGAATTTCGGAAGATATTTGGCAATTCAGAAGTTCTCGAACATCACAGTGCAATTGATCCTGAAGACCAATTGAAATCGACTCCGGCCCAGCGATTGGCATCGGAAAATTATTCAGCACCGCTGATTGTGACCACAAACGTTCAATTGCTCGAATCACTATTCGCCGCGAAGCCATCGCGTTGTCGAAAACTGCATCACCTTGCCGGGTCGGTGATTGTTTTCGATGAAGTGCAGATGTTGCCGGTGGGTTTGCTTCATCCGACACTAGCCGTTCTGACCGAACTAGTTCGAAACTATGGCTGCTCAATCGTCTTGTGCAGTGCGACGCAGCCAGCGATTCAATTCCGTGAAAGCTTTCCGATCGGACTTAAGGCAGTTCGTCCCATTATCAGTGACCCTACAACGTTGCATCAGCGACTAAAACGCAATCGTGTGAAGATAGCGGGACGCTTGGAGAACGATGAACTGGTTCATCGGCTTGCGTCGCATCATCAAGTCTTGTGCATCGTTAACACGCGACGACATGCGGCTGACTTAGCAGCCGACCTCCCCCAAGCGATTCATCTTTCAGCAAATCTCTGCGCCGCCCATCGTGAACAGATCGTGGCCGAGATACGTCGATGCCTGAGTCAGGGGGAACAATGTCGTGTGGTTAGCACGACGGTGATGGAAGCTGGAGTGGATGTCGACTTTCCCGTGGTGTACCGGGCCGAAGCCGGCCTCGACTCGATCGCCCAGGCAGCTGGCCGTTGCAATCGAGAGGGGAAGCGTTCCAGCGGTGATGTATGGGTGTTTGAGTACGATCGCAAGACTTATCGAGCGATCGACATGGTAAGTGACGGTATCGCCATGTTTCGTCAAATTGCTGATCGCTATCGGGAGGACTTGCTTTCACCGCAAGCGATCGACCACTACTTTCGCTTGCTGTTTTGGGACCGTGGAGGCGAAGACGGAAAAGGATGGGACCACGGTCTCGGCGGGATGTCGGTGATGGAATGCTTGGACGGCGATGACCGACGGCGCCAACTCGCCTTCCAATTTGCTACAGCGGCACAGCGGTATCGGCTTATTCAATCCACCCAAACACCAATCGTCGTTCCGTATGAAAAAGGCGAGAAATTAATCAAATCGCTTTTGAGGATGCCGCCGGAGAAGCTGAGTGCGAGTTGGATCCGCGACTGGGATCGAAAATCGCAACGGTTTAGCGTGGGCATTTACGAATTCGACCATCGCAAACTCCTCGACAACACGACCGTGATGGAATGCCACGGGCGATGGGTGCTCTGTAACCCTCGTGCCTACGACCTCACGCTCGGGTTGCGTCGGGATGCAATCGGTATGTCCCCTGAGCTGTTGGTTCAATGA
- a CDS encoding sigma-54-dependent transcriptional regulator, producing the protein MNEQRAWKILIVDDDADSRASTAQWLRRRGYNPVTVADGESAIERIEEGVAVILTDLKMPHTGGLELLDVAKKKAPHAIVIVVSGVESVDTAVAALKAGADDFLPKPVNLDELTERIESSLRRRAMAEQIAQLQSQLTQQRGLDNMIGTSAAIRALFEKIRLVADTKSTVLITGESGTGKELVARSIHRLSRRAAKPLIPVNCAALPESLVESELFGHKKGAFTGATADRKGLFETAVGGTLFVDEIGELDLSLQAKLLRALENRTVMPIGGSQEIEVDVRLVAATNRELLQQVQNKEFREDLYFRLKVVELTLPPLRERKDDIPLLIRHFIDQISAENERPVKDISSAALEAMKAYKWPGNVRELRNTLEGIIVLTLDEIIEEQHLPPHILAAESAQAIIHPGMTLAEIEREAIRRTLEHTGGHRSKTAELLGISVRTLQRKLKEFDMERQGF; encoded by the coding sequence ATGAACGAACAACGAGCCTGGAAAATCTTGATCGTCGATGACGACGCGGACAGCCGTGCGTCGACCGCCCAATGGCTCCGGCGGCGGGGCTACAACCCGGTGACGGTTGCCGACGGCGAGTCGGCGATCGAGAGGATCGAAGAGGGTGTGGCGGTGATCCTCACCGACCTGAAGATGCCCCACACCGGCGGACTGGAACTGTTGGACGTCGCCAAGAAAAAAGCCCCCCACGCCATCGTCATCGTCGTCTCCGGGGTCGAAAGCGTCGACACAGCCGTCGCGGCACTCAAAGCGGGCGCCGACGATTTCCTGCCCAAACCCGTGAATTTAGATGAGCTGACCGAGCGGATCGAATCGTCGCTGCGGCGCCGCGCGATGGCCGAACAGATCGCGCAGCTGCAGTCCCAACTGACCCAGCAACGGGGCCTGGACAACATGATCGGCACCAGCGCCGCGATCCGCGCCCTGTTCGAAAAAATTCGACTGGTCGCGGACACGAAAAGCACCGTGTTGATCACGGGAGAAAGCGGCACCGGCAAGGAACTGGTCGCCCGCTCGATCCACCGACTCAGCCGCCGCGCGGCCAAGCCGTTGATCCCCGTCAACTGTGCCGCGCTGCCCGAATCGCTGGTCGAGAGTGAACTGTTCGGTCACAAAAAAGGTGCCTTCACCGGCGCCACCGCCGACCGCAAGGGCCTGTTCGAAACCGCTGTCGGCGGCACGCTGTTCGTCGACGAGATCGGTGAACTGGATCTGTCGCTGCAAGCAAAGTTATTGCGAGCGTTGGAAAACCGGACGGTGATGCCGATCGGCGGCTCCCAGGAGATCGAGGTCGATGTCCGTCTGGTGGCCGCGACCAATCGCGAATTGCTGCAACAGGTCCAGAACAAAGAATTCCGCGAAGACCTGTACTTTCGGTTGAAAGTCGTCGAACTGACCCTGCCGCCGCTGAGGGAACGCAAAGACGATATCCCGTTGTTGATCCGTCACTTCATCGACCAAATCTCCGCCGAAAACGAGCGCCCGGTCAAAGACATCTCCAGCGCGGCGCTGGAAGCGATGAAGGCCTACAAATGGCCCGGCAATGTCCGCGAATTGAGGAACACGCTCGAAGGCATCATTGTGTTGACGCTGGACGAAATCATCGAGGAACAACACCTGCCGCCACACATCCTCGCTGCCGAGTCCGCTCAAGCGATCATCCACCCCGGCATGACCCTCGCCGAAATCGAACGCGAAGCGATCCGCCGAACGCTGGAACACACCGGCGGACACCGATCCAAGACCGCCGAACTGTTGGGCATCAGCGTCCGCACGCTGCAGCGCAAGCTGAAGGAGTTCGACATGGAACGTCAAGGCTTCTGA